In Neofelis nebulosa isolate mNeoNeb1 chromosome 10, mNeoNeb1.pri, whole genome shotgun sequence, one DNA window encodes the following:
- the OSBPL5 gene encoding oxysterol-binding protein-related protein 5 isoform X1, with protein MDENPQDQAVQGGGWHIAQWESAEKPPSAQAMKEEAFLRRRFSLCPPSSTPQKTDPRKLTRNLVFSGENELYPLGPGKELEPNGQPLPRDEGPPTPGSATKGPPVEYRLYNGSDKECVSPTAKVTKKEALKAQKENYRQEKKRATKQLFSALTDPSVVIMADSLKIRGTLKSWTKLWCVLKPGVLLIYKTPKVGQWVGTVLLHCCELIERPSKKDGFCFKLFHPLDQSVWAVKGPKGESVGSITQPLPSSYLIFRAASESDGRCWLDALELALRCSSLLRLSSCKQGREGEPGSSPDASPPSLCGLPPSATIHDQDLCPLNGSSLENDAFSDKSERENAEESDNEAQDHSGRTNESGSVQSETLEGLVPGGTTYVEQVHEEFGELGQASQVEAVSEENKSLMWLLLRQLRPGMDLSRVVLPTFVLEPRSFLDKLSDYCFHADLLSRAALEEDAYSRIKLVLRWYLSGFYKKPKGIKKPYNPILGETFRCRWFHPHTSSHTFYIAEQVSHHPPVSAFHVSNRKDGFCISGNITAKSRFYGNSLSALLDGKATLTFLNRAEDYTLTMPYAHCKGILYGTMTMELGGRVTIECEKNNLRAELEFKLKPFFGGSTSINQISGKIASGEEVLAHLTGHWDREVFIREEGRGSSELFWNPSGEVRGRRLKRHTVLFEEQTELDSERLWQHVTRAISEGDQHKATREKFSLEEAQRQRARERQQNLTPWKPQLFRLDPATQEWRYLHEDRSPWDPLKDIGQFEQDGVLHTVQRGTTAHRTAFLGSPGPRHQGPGPHRRLRKASDQPSGHSQVTESSSTPESCPELSDEEEEDGDFIPGSESPCPRCGKEARRLQALHEAVLSIREAQQELHRHLSAMLSSTARARQVPAPGLLQSPRSWFLLCVFMACQLLINYVLK; from the exons ATGGATGAAAACCCGCAGGACCAGGCTGTGCAAGGGGGAGGATGGCACATTGCACAGTGGGAGTCGGCGGAG aagcctCCCAGCGCCCAGGCCATGAAGGAGGAGGCCTTCCTCAGGCGCCGCTTCTCCCTGTGTCCAccttcctccaccccccagaAAACCGACCCCCGGAAGCTCACCCGGAATCTGGTCTTCAGTGGAGAGAATGAGCTCTACCCCCTCGGCCCAG GGAAGGAGTTGGAGCCCAATGGCCAGCCGCTGCCGAGGGACGAAGGGCCCCCGACCCCGGGCTCTGCCACCAAGGGGCCACCG GTAGAATACAGGCTATACAATGGGTCCGACAAGGAATGTGTGTCCCCAACAGCCAAGGTCACCAAGAAGGAAGCTCTCAAG GCGCAGAAGGAGAACTACCGGCAGGAGAAGAAACGCGCCACGAAGCAGCTGTTCAGCGCCCTGACGGACCCCAGCGTGGTCATCATGGCCGACAGCCTGAAG ATCCGCGGGACGCTGAAGAGCTGGACCAAACTGTGGTGCGTGCTGAAGCCTGGCGTGCTGCTCATCTACAAGACGCCCAAGGTGGGCCAGTGGGTGGGCACCGTCCTGTTGCACTGCTGTGAGCTCATCGAGCGGCCCTCCAAGAAAGACGGCTTCTGCTTCAAGCTATTCCACCCGCTGGACCAGTCCGTCTGGGCCGTGAAG ggCCCCAAAGGCGAGAGTGTGGGCTCCATcacacagcccctccccagcAGCTACCTGATCTTCAGGGCCGCCTCAGAGTCCGACG gccGCTGCTGGCTGGACGCCCTAGAGCTGGCTCTGCGCTGTTCCAGCCTCCTGCGACTCAGCTCGTGCAAGCAGGGCCGTGAGGGGGAGCCCGGGTCCTCGCCGGATGCGTCGCCCCCCTCGCTCTGCGGGCTGCCCCCCTCGGCCACCATCCACGACCAAGACCTGTGCCC GCTGAATGGCTCCTCCCTGGAGAACGACGCTTTCTCAGACAAGTCGGAGAGGGAGAACGCAGAGGAGTCGGACAACGAGGCCCAGGACCACAGCGGAAGGACGAACGAGAGTGGGAGTGTCCAGTCGGAGACCCTGGAGGGCCTGGTGCCCGGGGGGACCACGTACGTGGAGCAGGTCCACGAGGAGTTTGGGGAG CTGGGCCAGGCCTCCCAGGTGGAGGCTGTGTCCGAGGAGAACAAAAGTCTGATGTGGCTTCTGCTGAGGCAGCTGCGGCCGGGCATGGACCTGTCCCGCGTGGTGCTGCCCACCTTCGTGTTAGAGCCCCGCTCCTTCCTGGACAAGCTCTCGGACTACTGCTTCCACGCCGACCTGCTGTCCAG GGCCGCCCTGGAGGAGGACGCCTACAGCCGCATCAAGCTTGTACTGCGGTGGTACCTGTCAGGCTTCTACAAGAAACCCAAG GGGATCAAGAAGCCGTACAACCCCATCCTGGGGGAGACCTTCCGCTGCCGCTGGTTCCACCCCCACACCAGCAGCCACACCTTCTACATCGCGGAGCAG GTGTCCCACCACCCGCCCGTGTCCGCCTTCCACGTCAGTAACAGGAAGGACGGCTTCTGCATCAGCGGCAACATCACAGCCAAGTCCCGGTTTTACG GGAACTCCCTGTCGGCTCTGCTGGACGGCAAGGCCACGCTCACGTTCCTGAACCGTGCGGAGGATTACACCCTCACCATGCCCTACGCCCACTGCAAAG GAATCCTGTATGGCACCATGACCATGGAGCTGGGCGGCAGAGTGACCATCGAGTGTGAGAAGAACAACTTGCGGGCTGAGCTGGAATTCAAGCTTAAG CCTTTCTTCGGGGGCAGCACCAGCATCAACCAGATCTCGGGGAAGATCGCGTCCGGAGAGGAGGTTCTGGCCCATCTCACCGGACACTGG gacagagaggTGTTTATCAGGGAGGAGGGCCGAGGAAGCTCCGAGCTCTTCTGGAACCCGAGTGGGGAGGTCCGGGGGCGGAGGCTGAAGCGGCACACGGTGCTCTTCGAGGAGCAGACCGAGCTGGACTCAGAGAG GCTCTGGCAGCACGTCACCAGGGCCATCAGCGAGGGCGACCAGCACAAGGCCACACGGGAGAAGTTTTCGCTGGAGGAGGCACAGCGGCAGCGGGCTCGCGAGCGCCAGCAGAACCTCACGCCCTGGAAACCGCAGCTGTTCCGCCTGGACCCCGCCACCCAGGAGTGGCGCTACCTGCACGAGGA CCGCAGCCCCTGGGATCCCCTGAAGGACATCGGCCAGTTTGAGCAAGACGGGGTCTTGCACACCGTGCAGCGGGGGACCACGGCCCACCGGACCGCCTTCCTGGGCAGCCCGGGGCCCAGGCACCAG GGGCCCGGCCCACACCGGCGGCTCCGCAAGGCCAGCGACCAGCCGTCCGGCCACAGCCAGGTCACGGAGAGCAGCTCCACGCCCGAGTCCTGCCCAGAGCTCTCCGACGAAGAGGAGGAGGACGGTGACTTCATCCCCG GCAGCGAGAGCCCGTGCCCTCGGTGTGGGAAGGAGGCTCGGCGGCTGCAGGCACTGCACGAGGCCGTGCTGTCCATCCGGGAGGCCCAGCAGGAGCTGCACAG GCACCTCTCGGCCATGCTGAGCTCCACGGCGAGGGCCAGGCAGGTGCCGGCCCCAGGCCTCCTACAGAGCCCGCGCTCCTGGTTCCTGCTCTGCGTGTTCATGGCGTGTCAGCTGCTCATTAACTACGTCCTCAAATAG
- the OSBPL5 gene encoding oxysterol-binding protein-related protein 5 isoform X2 — MPCCTKPPSAQAMKEEAFLRRRFSLCPPSSTPQKTDPRKLTRNLVFSGENELYPLGPGKELEPNGQPLPRDEGPPTPGSATKGPPVEYRLYNGSDKECVSPTAKVTKKEALKAQKENYRQEKKRATKQLFSALTDPSVVIMADSLKIRGTLKSWTKLWCVLKPGVLLIYKTPKVGQWVGTVLLHCCELIERPSKKDGFCFKLFHPLDQSVWAVKGPKGESVGSITQPLPSSYLIFRAASESDGRCWLDALELALRCSSLLRLSSCKQGREGEPGSSPDASPPSLCGLPPSATIHDQDLCPLNGSSLENDAFSDKSERENAEESDNEAQDHSGRTNESGSVQSETLEGLVPGGTTYVEQVHEEFGELGQASQVEAVSEENKSLMWLLLRQLRPGMDLSRVVLPTFVLEPRSFLDKLSDYCFHADLLSRAALEEDAYSRIKLVLRWYLSGFYKKPKGIKKPYNPILGETFRCRWFHPHTSSHTFYIAEQVSHHPPVSAFHVSNRKDGFCISGNITAKSRFYGNSLSALLDGKATLTFLNRAEDYTLTMPYAHCKGILYGTMTMELGGRVTIECEKNNLRAELEFKLKPFFGGSTSINQISGKIASGEEVLAHLTGHWDREVFIREEGRGSSELFWNPSGEVRGRRLKRHTVLFEEQTELDSERLWQHVTRAISEGDQHKATREKFSLEEAQRQRARERQQNLTPWKPQLFRLDPATQEWRYLHEDRSPWDPLKDIGQFEQDGVLHTVQRGTTAHRTAFLGSPGPRHQGPGPHRRLRKASDQPSGHSQVTESSSTPESCPELSDEEEEDGDFIPGSESPCPRCGKEARRLQALHEAVLSIREAQQELHRHLSAMLSSTARARQVPAPGLLQSPRSWFLLCVFMACQLLINYVLK; from the exons aagcctCCCAGCGCCCAGGCCATGAAGGAGGAGGCCTTCCTCAGGCGCCGCTTCTCCCTGTGTCCAccttcctccaccccccagaAAACCGACCCCCGGAAGCTCACCCGGAATCTGGTCTTCAGTGGAGAGAATGAGCTCTACCCCCTCGGCCCAG GGAAGGAGTTGGAGCCCAATGGCCAGCCGCTGCCGAGGGACGAAGGGCCCCCGACCCCGGGCTCTGCCACCAAGGGGCCACCG GTAGAATACAGGCTATACAATGGGTCCGACAAGGAATGTGTGTCCCCAACAGCCAAGGTCACCAAGAAGGAAGCTCTCAAG GCGCAGAAGGAGAACTACCGGCAGGAGAAGAAACGCGCCACGAAGCAGCTGTTCAGCGCCCTGACGGACCCCAGCGTGGTCATCATGGCCGACAGCCTGAAG ATCCGCGGGACGCTGAAGAGCTGGACCAAACTGTGGTGCGTGCTGAAGCCTGGCGTGCTGCTCATCTACAAGACGCCCAAGGTGGGCCAGTGGGTGGGCACCGTCCTGTTGCACTGCTGTGAGCTCATCGAGCGGCCCTCCAAGAAAGACGGCTTCTGCTTCAAGCTATTCCACCCGCTGGACCAGTCCGTCTGGGCCGTGAAG ggCCCCAAAGGCGAGAGTGTGGGCTCCATcacacagcccctccccagcAGCTACCTGATCTTCAGGGCCGCCTCAGAGTCCGACG gccGCTGCTGGCTGGACGCCCTAGAGCTGGCTCTGCGCTGTTCCAGCCTCCTGCGACTCAGCTCGTGCAAGCAGGGCCGTGAGGGGGAGCCCGGGTCCTCGCCGGATGCGTCGCCCCCCTCGCTCTGCGGGCTGCCCCCCTCGGCCACCATCCACGACCAAGACCTGTGCCC GCTGAATGGCTCCTCCCTGGAGAACGACGCTTTCTCAGACAAGTCGGAGAGGGAGAACGCAGAGGAGTCGGACAACGAGGCCCAGGACCACAGCGGAAGGACGAACGAGAGTGGGAGTGTCCAGTCGGAGACCCTGGAGGGCCTGGTGCCCGGGGGGACCACGTACGTGGAGCAGGTCCACGAGGAGTTTGGGGAG CTGGGCCAGGCCTCCCAGGTGGAGGCTGTGTCCGAGGAGAACAAAAGTCTGATGTGGCTTCTGCTGAGGCAGCTGCGGCCGGGCATGGACCTGTCCCGCGTGGTGCTGCCCACCTTCGTGTTAGAGCCCCGCTCCTTCCTGGACAAGCTCTCGGACTACTGCTTCCACGCCGACCTGCTGTCCAG GGCCGCCCTGGAGGAGGACGCCTACAGCCGCATCAAGCTTGTACTGCGGTGGTACCTGTCAGGCTTCTACAAGAAACCCAAG GGGATCAAGAAGCCGTACAACCCCATCCTGGGGGAGACCTTCCGCTGCCGCTGGTTCCACCCCCACACCAGCAGCCACACCTTCTACATCGCGGAGCAG GTGTCCCACCACCCGCCCGTGTCCGCCTTCCACGTCAGTAACAGGAAGGACGGCTTCTGCATCAGCGGCAACATCACAGCCAAGTCCCGGTTTTACG GGAACTCCCTGTCGGCTCTGCTGGACGGCAAGGCCACGCTCACGTTCCTGAACCGTGCGGAGGATTACACCCTCACCATGCCCTACGCCCACTGCAAAG GAATCCTGTATGGCACCATGACCATGGAGCTGGGCGGCAGAGTGACCATCGAGTGTGAGAAGAACAACTTGCGGGCTGAGCTGGAATTCAAGCTTAAG CCTTTCTTCGGGGGCAGCACCAGCATCAACCAGATCTCGGGGAAGATCGCGTCCGGAGAGGAGGTTCTGGCCCATCTCACCGGACACTGG gacagagaggTGTTTATCAGGGAGGAGGGCCGAGGAAGCTCCGAGCTCTTCTGGAACCCGAGTGGGGAGGTCCGGGGGCGGAGGCTGAAGCGGCACACGGTGCTCTTCGAGGAGCAGACCGAGCTGGACTCAGAGAG GCTCTGGCAGCACGTCACCAGGGCCATCAGCGAGGGCGACCAGCACAAGGCCACACGGGAGAAGTTTTCGCTGGAGGAGGCACAGCGGCAGCGGGCTCGCGAGCGCCAGCAGAACCTCACGCCCTGGAAACCGCAGCTGTTCCGCCTGGACCCCGCCACCCAGGAGTGGCGCTACCTGCACGAGGA CCGCAGCCCCTGGGATCCCCTGAAGGACATCGGCCAGTTTGAGCAAGACGGGGTCTTGCACACCGTGCAGCGGGGGACCACGGCCCACCGGACCGCCTTCCTGGGCAGCCCGGGGCCCAGGCACCAG GGGCCCGGCCCACACCGGCGGCTCCGCAAGGCCAGCGACCAGCCGTCCGGCCACAGCCAGGTCACGGAGAGCAGCTCCACGCCCGAGTCCTGCCCAGAGCTCTCCGACGAAGAGGAGGAGGACGGTGACTTCATCCCCG GCAGCGAGAGCCCGTGCCCTCGGTGTGGGAAGGAGGCTCGGCGGCTGCAGGCACTGCACGAGGCCGTGCTGTCCATCCGGGAGGCCCAGCAGGAGCTGCACAG GCACCTCTCGGCCATGCTGAGCTCCACGGCGAGGGCCAGGCAGGTGCCGGCCCCAGGCCTCCTACAGAGCCCGCGCTCCTGGTTCCTGCTCTGCGTGTTCATGGCGTGTCAGCTGCTCATTAACTACGTCCTCAAATAG
- the OSBPL5 gene encoding oxysterol-binding protein-related protein 5 isoform X3 codes for MKEEAFLRRRFSLCPPSSTPQKTDPRKLTRNLVFSGENELYPLGPGKELEPNGQPLPRDEGPPTPGSATKGPPVEYRLYNGSDKECVSPTAKVTKKEALKAQKENYRQEKKRATKQLFSALTDPSVVIMADSLKIRGTLKSWTKLWCVLKPGVLLIYKTPKVGQWVGTVLLHCCELIERPSKKDGFCFKLFHPLDQSVWAVKGPKGESVGSITQPLPSSYLIFRAASESDGRCWLDALELALRCSSLLRLSSCKQGREGEPGSSPDASPPSLCGLPPSATIHDQDLCPLNGSSLENDAFSDKSERENAEESDNEAQDHSGRTNESGSVQSETLEGLVPGGTTYVEQVHEEFGELGQASQVEAVSEENKSLMWLLLRQLRPGMDLSRVVLPTFVLEPRSFLDKLSDYCFHADLLSRAALEEDAYSRIKLVLRWYLSGFYKKPKGIKKPYNPILGETFRCRWFHPHTSSHTFYIAEQVSHHPPVSAFHVSNRKDGFCISGNITAKSRFYGNSLSALLDGKATLTFLNRAEDYTLTMPYAHCKGILYGTMTMELGGRVTIECEKNNLRAELEFKLKPFFGGSTSINQISGKIASGEEVLAHLTGHWDREVFIREEGRGSSELFWNPSGEVRGRRLKRHTVLFEEQTELDSERLWQHVTRAISEGDQHKATREKFSLEEAQRQRARERQQNLTPWKPQLFRLDPATQEWRYLHEDRSPWDPLKDIGQFEQDGVLHTVQRGTTAHRTAFLGSPGPRHQGPGPHRRLRKASDQPSGHSQVTESSSTPESCPELSDEEEEDGDFIPGSESPCPRCGKEARRLQALHEAVLSIREAQQELHRHLSAMLSSTARARQVPAPGLLQSPRSWFLLCVFMACQLLINYVLK; via the exons ATGAAGGAGGAGGCCTTCCTCAGGCGCCGCTTCTCCCTGTGTCCAccttcctccaccccccagaAAACCGACCCCCGGAAGCTCACCCGGAATCTGGTCTTCAGTGGAGAGAATGAGCTCTACCCCCTCGGCCCAG GGAAGGAGTTGGAGCCCAATGGCCAGCCGCTGCCGAGGGACGAAGGGCCCCCGACCCCGGGCTCTGCCACCAAGGGGCCACCG GTAGAATACAGGCTATACAATGGGTCCGACAAGGAATGTGTGTCCCCAACAGCCAAGGTCACCAAGAAGGAAGCTCTCAAG GCGCAGAAGGAGAACTACCGGCAGGAGAAGAAACGCGCCACGAAGCAGCTGTTCAGCGCCCTGACGGACCCCAGCGTGGTCATCATGGCCGACAGCCTGAAG ATCCGCGGGACGCTGAAGAGCTGGACCAAACTGTGGTGCGTGCTGAAGCCTGGCGTGCTGCTCATCTACAAGACGCCCAAGGTGGGCCAGTGGGTGGGCACCGTCCTGTTGCACTGCTGTGAGCTCATCGAGCGGCCCTCCAAGAAAGACGGCTTCTGCTTCAAGCTATTCCACCCGCTGGACCAGTCCGTCTGGGCCGTGAAG ggCCCCAAAGGCGAGAGTGTGGGCTCCATcacacagcccctccccagcAGCTACCTGATCTTCAGGGCCGCCTCAGAGTCCGACG gccGCTGCTGGCTGGACGCCCTAGAGCTGGCTCTGCGCTGTTCCAGCCTCCTGCGACTCAGCTCGTGCAAGCAGGGCCGTGAGGGGGAGCCCGGGTCCTCGCCGGATGCGTCGCCCCCCTCGCTCTGCGGGCTGCCCCCCTCGGCCACCATCCACGACCAAGACCTGTGCCC GCTGAATGGCTCCTCCCTGGAGAACGACGCTTTCTCAGACAAGTCGGAGAGGGAGAACGCAGAGGAGTCGGACAACGAGGCCCAGGACCACAGCGGAAGGACGAACGAGAGTGGGAGTGTCCAGTCGGAGACCCTGGAGGGCCTGGTGCCCGGGGGGACCACGTACGTGGAGCAGGTCCACGAGGAGTTTGGGGAG CTGGGCCAGGCCTCCCAGGTGGAGGCTGTGTCCGAGGAGAACAAAAGTCTGATGTGGCTTCTGCTGAGGCAGCTGCGGCCGGGCATGGACCTGTCCCGCGTGGTGCTGCCCACCTTCGTGTTAGAGCCCCGCTCCTTCCTGGACAAGCTCTCGGACTACTGCTTCCACGCCGACCTGCTGTCCAG GGCCGCCCTGGAGGAGGACGCCTACAGCCGCATCAAGCTTGTACTGCGGTGGTACCTGTCAGGCTTCTACAAGAAACCCAAG GGGATCAAGAAGCCGTACAACCCCATCCTGGGGGAGACCTTCCGCTGCCGCTGGTTCCACCCCCACACCAGCAGCCACACCTTCTACATCGCGGAGCAG GTGTCCCACCACCCGCCCGTGTCCGCCTTCCACGTCAGTAACAGGAAGGACGGCTTCTGCATCAGCGGCAACATCACAGCCAAGTCCCGGTTTTACG GGAACTCCCTGTCGGCTCTGCTGGACGGCAAGGCCACGCTCACGTTCCTGAACCGTGCGGAGGATTACACCCTCACCATGCCCTACGCCCACTGCAAAG GAATCCTGTATGGCACCATGACCATGGAGCTGGGCGGCAGAGTGACCATCGAGTGTGAGAAGAACAACTTGCGGGCTGAGCTGGAATTCAAGCTTAAG CCTTTCTTCGGGGGCAGCACCAGCATCAACCAGATCTCGGGGAAGATCGCGTCCGGAGAGGAGGTTCTGGCCCATCTCACCGGACACTGG gacagagaggTGTTTATCAGGGAGGAGGGCCGAGGAAGCTCCGAGCTCTTCTGGAACCCGAGTGGGGAGGTCCGGGGGCGGAGGCTGAAGCGGCACACGGTGCTCTTCGAGGAGCAGACCGAGCTGGACTCAGAGAG GCTCTGGCAGCACGTCACCAGGGCCATCAGCGAGGGCGACCAGCACAAGGCCACACGGGAGAAGTTTTCGCTGGAGGAGGCACAGCGGCAGCGGGCTCGCGAGCGCCAGCAGAACCTCACGCCCTGGAAACCGCAGCTGTTCCGCCTGGACCCCGCCACCCAGGAGTGGCGCTACCTGCACGAGGA CCGCAGCCCCTGGGATCCCCTGAAGGACATCGGCCAGTTTGAGCAAGACGGGGTCTTGCACACCGTGCAGCGGGGGACCACGGCCCACCGGACCGCCTTCCTGGGCAGCCCGGGGCCCAGGCACCAG GGGCCCGGCCCACACCGGCGGCTCCGCAAGGCCAGCGACCAGCCGTCCGGCCACAGCCAGGTCACGGAGAGCAGCTCCACGCCCGAGTCCTGCCCAGAGCTCTCCGACGAAGAGGAGGAGGACGGTGACTTCATCCCCG GCAGCGAGAGCCCGTGCCCTCGGTGTGGGAAGGAGGCTCGGCGGCTGCAGGCACTGCACGAGGCCGTGCTGTCCATCCGGGAGGCCCAGCAGGAGCTGCACAG GCACCTCTCGGCCATGCTGAGCTCCACGGCGAGGGCCAGGCAGGTGCCGGCCCCAGGCCTCCTACAGAGCCCGCGCTCCTGGTTCCTGCTCTGCGTGTTCATGGCGTGTCAGCTGCTCATTAACTACGTCCTCAAATAG